The DNA segment CGTTGGTGCTACCGCTGCCAGTGTTACCGTTTGCCCGGCATTAATGGTGATGCTGTTTGTTGAAACCTCCGCATCGCCCGGGATCGGGTTAACCGTTACCGGCACCTCTACCCTTGCTGCACTTACACAGGTACCATTTACAGCTTCAACAAAATAGGAAGTACCGGCAGTTAAAGGTGCTGCAGAAGTAAAAGTAGTACCGGTAGTAATGGCCGTTCCCCCCGTTGCGGCCGTATACCACCTGTATGTATGTCCTGCAGCTGCATTTGTTACGGTTAAAACAGCCGGACTGCCCGAACAAATTGCCGGTGCCGAAACTATAGGCACCGTTGGTGTTGCTGTAACGTTCACAATTGCACTATCTACATCCGATTCGCCGGCGCAGCCTGCTTTTTGGGCTGAAAGATAATAAGTATAGCTGCCCTGGGCTATATTCGATTCGGAATAGGCAGGCCCTGTTCCGCTGGCCAGTAATGTTCTGGTGCCGGTACCTGTTTTTTTATACCAGTTATAGGTAAACCCTCCATCCGGATTGTTTACGGAAAGTGAAACCTGGTTGCCGCATATCGCTAAAGCACCCGCGGTTAAACCTGCAAAAGACGGTTTTGCAACCGTTCGCTGTACTTCATGTATGTTTAAGCCGCCAGACAAAATATTCCCTCCCACGGCCAGGGTATTGTCGATACTTACCTTTACACGGTCAAAAGGCGCACCTGGTTTAAAATATACGGGTGTGACTGCTGTTTTTGCCAGCAGTCCGAGCAGGTCTACACTGAGCAGACTGCTGACGGGCTGTGCTGTTCCTACAGGAGTATTTCCATTATAGGCCTGTACCGTCACCGTATTAAAAAGATTTACATTCAACACGCTTGCAGGCACAGAAATAACCACTTTGGCATAATCGTCTGCAGTAGAAAGACCATTTAAATAGATCGTTTGTGAAACTGTTGAACCAAGCCCTACCACTCCGGCCTGTAGCTGAGCAGCTGTAGTCATATTGTTATCTATAGCCAGCTGAGGTGTTTTTACCAGTTCCGTTAAAGTGACGTTTACACCGGTTGATTCGCCGATAGTAGCATATATAGATGGGGCACAATTCTCTGTAGCCACATTAAAAGCACTGTAAACTTTCATATTTATAGAAGCACCCAGTGCAAGCCCCAGCAAATTACCGCTAAACCTTAGCCTTACACGTATAGAATTGTAACCTACAGTTGGTGTAACGGCAAAATAAGTATTGCCCGCAGCGTCCTTTACTACAGCACTGCTTACATTGGCCGCATTTACAAGCGTTCCGTTATTTTCATTATTACCGGCTGCTGCCTGTGCGCCTGAATAGACATCCAGCTGAACGAGGTTCTTTTTTAGCAAACCGGTAAGGTCTCCTACAATTCCAAGCAGGTCCAGACTAAGTCCGCCCCCGGTTGTAGGCTGATCAAACCTGATATAAGTGGTTTTCCCCGCTGCAACGGGCGCTCCATACTTTAACTGTATCCAGGCCTCCCCCTCTCCCTTCGCTATTCCAAGGATATTGTTGTATTTGGCGGTTAAAGTTGCAAAGCCAGCCCCGCCGTTTGCAGCACCTAATGGATTGAGTACTGCACCTGCATCCGCTCCGGGATCGGTATTCACTACGTCGCCCACTAAAATAACGCTGTAATAGCCAACAAGTCCACTTGATGGTGTTACTGTTGCATAACTTTTAGCCTGTCCATAAGATTCTGAATTTAAAAGCGTTACACTAATGAAACTAAGAAGAAAAAGAAGTGACTTTTTAAACAATTCTAACAGGGTAGATGTCCTTTTCATAGGAGAGTGATTGAGGTTATTAGATTTATTGCTACAATTTTACTCATAGATTGCATCTCATTCACCGTTCGAATTGTTCATTTAGGCCGTTTTAAAGCCTGTCACCTGTTCATTTTGTTCATTTTTATAATACTGGACAACTTGCTGCAGTCTGTTATAGCGCAATAATACCTTGTAGGATAGGTTTTTGGGCCTATGTTATCTTTTCTATTCATTTTTTATCCATATTATCGGTGTTCATTATTCTTATTAAAGCATTATATTCGTTTAGTTGAAATATTTAACGCTCACTTATAGGTGTATGGATGAAGTATCTATCTTAAATGAACTCAAGGGTTTAATTCTAATTAAGACAGGAATTAGAACAATTACTCCGGCTGACTGTAAAAGGATATCCATTGAAATCAGCAAGACTTTAAATAAGAACGTTAGCGAAACAACCATCAAAAGGTTATTTGGGTTTGCTGTGGTCAAACACAATTTTTCTAAATTTACCCTTACCACATTATCGGAATATGTAAGTGGCGAAAACCTGGAGAACTGGCCTGCATCAATAAATATTAATGCAGACAACACCCCACTCAACTGGTCGGCCATTAAAAATAAAGCAGCCAAGGTTACCGATTTCACCTTAAAAGGAATCAAAAACCGTTCTGGCATGCCGTATCAGATGACCATCAGCAGAAAATTTGCCGAGCATGACTTTGACGATTTTTTCAAAAGCAGCAATAGTTTCACGGCCTTCATTTCTCAGCCAGGTTATGGAAAAACAATCCTGCTCAGTCATCTGGCAGAAAAATTCTTTAATGAAGAATGTCCTCAGTATAAGGAATCAATACTATTGTTTATTCAGGCATACAGCTTTTTTAATGCTGAGCAATTAACCCTAAATTTTGAGGATCAACTCAAAACTCTGCTTAGCATCTCAAAAAAAGAAAGCCTTATCAACTATATTGATCATAATTATCGTCATTCAGGAGGAAAGCTGATTATATTTCTGGATGGGTTTTCAGAGCTGGTCCTTAAAAAGGACCTCAAGATACAGCTATTCGACAGCATCATTAATTTTATATGTGCCATAGAGCATACGGAGTCCATAAAACTGGTCATGGGTATGCGTTCTACCACCTGGATCCGGTTCTATGAAATGATCAGGCATTCTGCTTATTTAAAGACCAAATGGTTTCCCGGGAATTATTTTAACATTGCTGAAGTTTCCAATGTTCCTCAACTTACGGAAAAAGAGGTTGACCTGATCATTTCCGGCATAGACAACCTGGATGTAAACGCAATCAATCCGAACCTCAAGGCCCAGCTGAAATTTCCATTTCACATTCAGTTATACTATCAACTGAGGGAAGAAGACCCCGAGTTCAATTTTTCAACAAACATTACCTTTCACGAGCTGATTTCAAGATTTATACAGGAAAACATCTACCGTTCAAATTATTATACGGAAAAGATACTGTTCCTGAAAAAGATCATCCAGTTAACCAATTATGGAAAAAAAGGCGACTCGGTTCCAAAAGACAACCTGATTGCCGAACTCTCCGCATTTAAAAATGCCTATATGGAATTGCTGGCTGATGGCATATTAATGGAGGAAAAAAGATATGAAGACTATCATCCAAGAGAATTTGTCAGGTTTGTCCATCCCCATATTTTTGAATACTTCTTATTTATTGAACTGCTTGAAAAGTTTCATTTACAGGTAGACCGGGATTTTTTCCAGTACATACAAAATGAATACGAAAGTGACAATGTCAGGTTTCAACTGTTTCAATGGACCATACGCTTTATTGTCAGGATAGGCGACCTGAAATCACTTGCTAACCTGTTTGATTTACCGCTAAATCATTTTGAACACAACTACCTGATTCTTTTTATTGCTGAAAACCTAAAATACAGGTCCAGGTATAGTTCTGATACAGCCCTGCTCTTGAAAGAACACAAACTGCATGACATCATTATCCAGGAACTGGGTAATTTTGATTTTGTAGATTCCTGTTATAAAGAAGCCCTAAGTGTTTTGCTTGAAGTTTCAGATTCAAACAGCCATGCGCTCACCTATCAGTCTATTCTCGCTATTCTCGACATGCTAAGCCTGGATGAAGAAAAAATAAATGCAAGGCTGGATGAACTGGCCAGTTATGAAGCCCTGAACTGGGCCATAGACCCCTATGAAGTTACTTTACTGGTCTATTCGAAACTCAGCAATAAAGACATTGAGAAAAATCAGCTGATTGCAGATATAGAAAATTTAAAGTATCCTTTCCTTAAAGCAGGAATGCCCCTTAACACCCAGCAGGGCATCACTTACCTGTTGGTTATTGTACTGAATTTATTTTATGGATCGGATGAGGGCACCATTAAAATCATAGAGACTATTGCTAAATTACATCCGGATTTATTTTCAAAAAGATCAGCTTTCACCATACTTATGATGAACCTTTTGGCCCTATCCTCCTCGAGGATCAATCCGGGTAAGAAAACAGATCAGCTGGAACGTATTCTTATTGGCCTTCATGGAAATAAGTCACGTTTTAAGATTACACAGTATGCTGAATCCATTTTAAAAATGACCCAGGCCTATCAGCTCAGAAACAAAGGCGAATACCTGCAGGCCTGTCAGTATTGTGATGAATGCATACAGCTTTTTAAAAGAAACAATTTAAACTTAAACCGTATACTCATGTATAACCTAATTATTGGCATCTATTCAGATCTGAATATGACAGCAAAGGTGAATGAGTATAAATACGAACGGCTTTGCTTTATGGAAGAGAAGAATATTCCGGGGAGTATCTTTTCTCTGCCAAAGGAACTGACGGATTTTAAACACCGTTAAACAAAAAAACCGCCTTATTATATTGGCGGTCTTTTTGTTTAACGGTGTTGTGGCTATTTCTTATACCCGGCAGCAAGTTTTAATGCATCATAGGCATTTACAATGCCACCGCTTACACAAAGATCTGAAAAAGGAACTTTTTTAGTACCTGCTTCATCCCTGATTTCGACAGACTGATCGACCTTTACCACAGACTTCATAATGATATCCTTAACTTGTACAGCAGTTAGCTTGGGATAATAAGAACGGATAAGGGCAGCAAGGCCTGCAACGACAGGGGAAGCCATACTTGTTCCGTTTAATTTCTCATATTTTGAGCCCGGTACAGTTGAATTAATATTTACCCCCGGCGCAAAGACATCAACTTTAGTTTTTCCATAATTAGAGAAACTGGCTTTTATTGTGCCATCGTTTGTCCAGCCAGAAGCCCCTACTGTTATCCAGCTGGCCGCTTTACCACCACCAATATATTCAGGGTCAGGGAAATTTGGTTCAACTTCCAGGTCCTTATTGTCGTTGCCCGCAGCATGTACCAGTACAACGTCTTTAGATACTGCATATTTCACCGCTTCATCCACAATCGCTTTATCCCATGAGTATGACTTACCGAAGCTCATGTTGATTACCTTAGCGCCTTTATCTACTGCATAACGGATAGAGTTGGCTACATCTTTATCCCGTTCATCCCCATTTGGGGTATTGCGGACACTCATAATCAGCACGTTATCAGCAACGCCCATAATTCCAAGGTTATTGGTACGCACAGCAGCAATGATACCGGCAACGTGCGACCCATGTCTTGCATCAGGCCCGGTTACGTCATTGTTCCCATAAAAACGTTCTTTGCTATTGTTAGGGTCATCGCCAACAATTCCGCGGGGATCGTAATCCAGGTTCAAATTATAATCTACCTGACTTTTAAAATGATCATAACCGGACATGATCTGGTTTTTATAAAAATCTTCAAAGCTACTTTCCTTTAACTGCGCCAGCAAAATGCGCTGAATATTGGCCTCCATATCATTTGAAGGCTTAAAGGATTGGAAATCCTGAATTGTCGGATTTTCTTTACCGATTTTCTTTACCACTTCATCTATGGCGTTTTTGATACCTTCAAAACGCTCCAGGCCTATTTTTGCCTCAGCAAGTTCCTGTTCAAATTCTGCCTTATTTTTCTGATAGGCTTCAAAGGCCGGAAGTTCACTTGCTTTTACTGAAGTAGCATCGGAATTGGCAAACCTGGCATTGTCACGACGTACCAGACGTGTAAGTTCAAGTGTTTCGTAATTCACCGAACCTTTTGATGAACCCAAAAAGTTCCATCCATGAACATCATCAATGTAACCATTTTTATCATCGTCCTTACCATTACCAGCTTTTTCTTTCTTATTTACCCAAACCACCGGTTTCAAATCTTCATGTTCAATATCCACTCCCCCATCCAGAACGGCTACAACTACAGGTACAGATTTTTTGCCCTTTAATAACTCGTTATAAGCTTTTTCTGTACTAATGCCAAATGTAGAATCGGCTTTTAAGTCGAGGTTCTGCCAGTTAGGCTTCTGGGCAAATGATATAAATGGCATTGCTGTCAGCAAAACCAGGCATACCAGCCCACTGCAGAAAAAATTCATTTTCATCTTATTCATATATTTAAATTTTGGGCAAAGTTAATCAATTATAACGCCACGATGGTAAAGTGGGTATAAGCTGGCCTCAGCGTTTAACGCACCAGTGTGTCATCTGTTTCTCTCGCGATCACATCTGCAATGGTAGTTTGGGCAAGAACTTTAAGCGTGGCATCCCTGACATCAATAAATGTTTTTCTGATGCCACAGG comes from the Pedobacter heparinus DSM 2366 genome and includes:
- a CDS encoding S8 family peptidase; amino-acid sequence: MNKMKMNFFCSGLVCLVLLTAMPFISFAQKPNWQNLDLKADSTFGISTEKAYNELLKGKKSVPVVVAVLDGGVDIEHEDLKPVVWVNKKEKAGNGKDDDKNGYIDDVHGWNFLGSSKGSVNYETLELTRLVRRDNARFANSDATSVKASELPAFEAYQKNKAEFEQELAEAKIGLERFEGIKNAIDEVVKKIGKENPTIQDFQSFKPSNDMEANIQRILLAQLKESSFEDFYKNQIMSGYDHFKSQVDYNLNLDYDPRGIVGDDPNNSKERFYGNNDVTGPDARHGSHVAGIIAAVRTNNLGIMGVADNVLIMSVRNTPNGDERDKDVANSIRYAVDKGAKVINMSFGKSYSWDKAIVDEAVKYAVSKDVVLVHAAGNDNKDLEVEPNFPDPEYIGGGKAASWITVGASGWTNDGTIKASFSNYGKTKVDVFAPGVNINSTVPGSKYEKLNGTSMASPVVAGLAALIRSYYPKLTAVQVKDIIMKSVVKVDQSVEIRDEAGTKKVPFSDLCVSGGIVNAYDALKLAAGYKK